From a single Gemmatimonadaceae bacterium genomic region:
- a CDS encoding sensor histidine kinase KdpD, with protein MVEPRDGRPDPDALLHRLREEGDEARTRGRFKLFFGAAPGVGKTFTMLEAAAARRDEGVDVVIGIVETHGRRETQRLTEGLPILPRRTVEHRGIVLEEFDLDAAMARRPALLLLDELAHTNAPGSRHAKRWQDVDELLDAGIDVYSTLNVQHVESLNDVVAQVTGITVRETVPDSVIEHADEIELVDVSPEVLIERLRDGKVYVPEQAARALDRFFRRGNLLALRELALRRTASRVDADMRGWMQRSGIRDTWAATDRVLACVGRRPDDDRIVRRARRLAEALDAEWIALSVEPVMAGGFSDDDRATVAAHLQLAERLGARAVTLANDDVADAVAGFVGANNVTRLVLGQPRRRAWAPWRRSLLDAVAQRVTSVDVMVVAADAPRGDGSATAAQHAPAPRLSGYLQATVVVGIVTAIGLLLRARVSTTDVAMLYILGIAIIGSRTQYRPALFASVLAILAFDLCFVPPFYTLAVSDANYLLTFAMMLVVAVLVSRLTGTLRAQADAARAREARTAAAFSLSSDLSAARAPAEISAALERHSTSVVPGSSRVSLRRDDGALDSDDGVERWAFEHRQMAGMGTQTLPASPALYLPLVASDVAHGVLRMAPADPRDVSDPARRQLLESFATQAAIALERVRLAEGTELARVEVEAERLRTSLLSSLSHDLRTPLGAIEGAASSLADAGTTLGDETRRDLAQAIVEESRRMTRMVGNLLDMIRVETGALSVHQEWQPLEEVVSVALLRLDERLAGREVTVSLPVALPLVCIDAILVEQVLINLLENALKYSPAGSPIAIGATAARDTVTVSVSDRGIGIPPGQALAVFDKFHRIEHSTETPGVGLGLTICRGIVLAHGGRIWLEARDGGGTVVRFSLPAGEPPAHIVGMPHDGPDDDVTA; from the coding sequence ATGGTCGAGCCGCGCGACGGGCGCCCCGATCCTGACGCGTTGCTGCACCGGCTGCGTGAGGAGGGCGATGAGGCACGCACGCGCGGCCGGTTCAAGCTGTTCTTCGGTGCGGCCCCGGGCGTGGGCAAGACCTTCACGATGCTCGAGGCAGCCGCCGCCCGTCGCGACGAGGGCGTGGACGTGGTCATCGGCATCGTGGAGACGCACGGGCGGCGCGAGACGCAGCGCCTGACCGAGGGGCTGCCCATCCTGCCGCGGCGGACGGTGGAGCACCGCGGCATCGTGCTCGAGGAGTTCGACCTCGACGCCGCCATGGCGCGCCGCCCCGCGCTCCTGCTGCTCGACGAACTGGCGCACACCAACGCCCCCGGCAGCCGCCATGCCAAGCGCTGGCAGGACGTGGACGAGCTGCTCGACGCCGGGATCGACGTCTACAGCACCCTCAACGTGCAGCACGTCGAGAGCCTGAACGACGTGGTGGCGCAGGTCACCGGCATCACCGTCCGCGAGACGGTGCCTGACAGCGTGATCGAGCATGCCGACGAGATCGAGCTGGTGGACGTGTCGCCGGAGGTGCTGATCGAGCGCCTGCGCGACGGCAAGGTGTACGTGCCCGAGCAGGCGGCACGCGCACTGGACCGGTTCTTCCGCCGCGGGAACCTGCTCGCGCTGCGCGAGCTGGCGCTGCGCCGCACGGCGTCGCGCGTGGACGCCGACATGCGCGGCTGGATGCAGCGCAGCGGCATCCGTGACACGTGGGCCGCCACCGACCGCGTGCTGGCGTGCGTGGGACGCCGGCCCGACGACGACCGCATCGTGCGCCGCGCGCGCCGGCTCGCCGAGGCGCTCGACGCCGAGTGGATCGCGCTCAGCGTGGAGCCGGTGATGGCCGGCGGGTTCAGCGACGACGACCGCGCCACGGTGGCCGCACACCTGCAGCTGGCCGAGCGCCTCGGCGCGCGGGCCGTGACCCTCGCGAACGACGATGTCGCCGATGCCGTTGCCGGGTTCGTGGGGGCGAACAACGTCACCCGGCTGGTGCTCGGCCAGCCCCGACGGCGCGCCTGGGCGCCCTGGCGCCGGTCACTGCTGGACGCCGTGGCCCAGCGCGTGACCAGCGTGGACGTGATGGTGGTCGCAGCCGATGCGCCGCGCGGGGACGGCAGTGCCACCGCGGCGCAGCATGCACCGGCGCCGCGCCTGTCCGGCTACCTGCAGGCCACGGTGGTGGTGGGGATCGTCACCGCCATCGGCCTGCTGCTGCGTGCACGTGTCAGCACGACCGACGTCGCGATGCTCTACATCCTCGGCATCGCCATCATCGGCAGCCGCACGCAGTACCGGCCCGCCCTGTTCGCCTCGGTGCTCGCGATCCTCGCGTTCGACCTCTGCTTCGTGCCGCCGTTCTACACGCTGGCGGTGAGCGATGCGAACTACCTGCTCACGTTCGCGATGATGCTGGTGGTGGCAGTGCTGGTGAGCCGGCTCACGGGCACGCTCCGTGCGCAGGCCGACGCCGCGCGCGCACGGGAGGCGCGCACCGCGGCCGCATTCTCGCTTTCCTCCGACCTCAGCGCCGCGCGGGCACCGGCGGAGATCTCGGCCGCGCTCGAGCGGCACAGCACCAGCGTGGTGCCGGGCAGCTCACGGGTGAGCCTGCGCCGCGACGATGGCGCGCTGGACTCCGACGACGGCGTGGAGCGCTGGGCCTTCGAACACCGCCAGATGGCGGGCATGGGGACGCAGACCCTGCCGGCCAGCCCGGCGCTCTACCTGCCGCTGGTGGCCTCCGACGTGGCGCATGGCGTGCTGCGGATGGCGCCGGCCGATCCGCGCGACGTGTCGGACCCGGCGCGCCGGCAGCTGCTGGAATCATTCGCCACGCAGGCCGCCATCGCCCTCGAGCGGGTGCGGCTCGCCGAGGGCACCGAGCTGGCCCGCGTGGAGGTGGAGGCCGAGCGGCTGCGGACGTCGCTGCTCAGCTCCCTCTCGCACGACCTGCGCACGCCGCTCGGCGCCATCGAGGGTGCCGCCAGCAGCCTCGCGGACGCCGGCACCACCCTCGGTGACGAGACCCGGCGTGACCTCGCGCAGGCGATCGTGGAGGAATCGCGCCGCATGACGCGCATGGTCGGCAACCTGCTCGACATGATCCGCGTCGAGACCGGGGCGCTCAGCGTGCACCAGGAGTGGCAGCCGCTGGAGGAGGTGGTGAGCGTGGCGTTGCTGCGACTCGACGAGCGCCTCGCCGGCCGCGAGGTGACCGTGTCGCTGCCGGTCGCACTCCCGCTGGTCTGCATCGACGCGATCCTGGTGGAGCAGGTGCTCATCAACCTGCTCGAGAACGCGCTCAAGTACTCGCCGGCGGGTTCGCCGATCGCGATCGGCGCCACCGCAGCCCGCGACACCGTGACCGTCAGCGTGAGTGACCGCGGCATCGGCATCCCGCCGGGCCAGGCGCTGGCGGTGTTCGACAAGTTCCACCGCATCGAGCACTCGACGGAGACGCCGGGCGTGGGGCTGGGGCTCACCATCTGTCGCGGCATCGTGCTGGCGCACGGCGGCAGGATCTGGCTCGAGGCGCGCGACGGCGGTGGCACCGTGGTGCGCTTCTCGTTGCCCGCCGGCGAGCCGCCGGCGCACATTGTCGGCATGCCCCACGACGGTCCCGACGACGACGTCACCGCATGA
- the kdpC gene encoding potassium-transporting ATPase subunit KdpC — MSLRPDLLPGLRALGVLSLLTGIVYPVAVTGIAATAFPVRSRGSLITVRDTVRGSLLVGQSFTSPRYLWGRPSAIARPYDARGSAGSNLGPTNPALDSLVRARVASIRAAGDAGDTPVPADLVTASGSGLDPHLSPAAADLQVARIAQARGLDPRVVRQAVDAGTATRTFGLLGEPRVNVLQVNLALDALPATAAPAPTLRPTMTP; from the coding sequence ATGTCCCTTCGCCCCGACCTGCTCCCCGGACTCCGCGCCCTCGGCGTGCTCTCCCTCCTGACAGGAATCGTGTATCCCGTCGCGGTCACCGGCATCGCGGCCACCGCCTTCCCCGTGCGGTCGCGCGGATCACTCATCACCGTGCGCGACACGGTGCGCGGCTCGCTGCTGGTGGGCCAGTCATTCACCAGCCCGCGCTACCTGTGGGGTCGCCCGTCGGCCATCGCACGGCCGTACGATGCGCGCGGCAGTGCCGGCTCCAACCTCGGCCCGACCAACCCTGCCCTCGACAGCCTGGTGCGGGCCCGGGTGGCCAGCATCCGCGCCGCCGGCGACGCTGGCGACACGCCGGTGCCGGCGGACCTCGTCACGGCCTCGGGCAGCGGGCTCGATCCCCACCTGTCGCCGGCGGCGGCCGACCTGCAGGTGGCGCGCATCGCGCAGGCCCGCGGCCTGGACCCCCGGGTCGTGCGGCAGGCCGTGGACGCCGGCACGGCAACACGTACCTTCGGCTTGCTCGGCGAACCACGCGTGAACGTGCTGCAGGTCAATCTCGCGCTCGACGCCCTCCCCGCGACCGCCGCGCCGGCCCCGACTCTTCGTCCCACCATGACACCATGA
- a CDS encoding porin, whose protein sequence is MIRPLCLAAALALLTGALGAQVADTATRIRFNGFIDTYYAWDSNRPVDGERQFTTQAVRHDEVNVNLAWLGVTVERRALRARFAIQAGTSVQVNYAGEPRSGPTSGPDVARMIQEAVVGVKLGDHAWVDGGVYLSYIGLEGWSSSDNPTYTRSLVADYSPYYLSGVKLTWQPTPRVTAQAHVMNGWQNIAENNRSKAVGGRIDVAVSPALTLSYANFFGNERPTGGSGVLRQFHQVMAKGVLPTGTQLQGQVDIGSQGGRRWDGLVGIARQPVSARVAVVGRLERYADPDQVIIGTGLLTGFTGTGGSLGVDVTLDEGVRWRSEVRELHTSSPLLAHGSAAIGSSRDRLLVTSLSLAF, encoded by the coding sequence ATGATCCGCCCACTCTGCCTCGCCGCCGCCCTCGCGCTGCTCACCGGCGCCCTCGGCGCGCAGGTGGCCGACACCGCCACCCGCATCCGATTCAACGGCTTCATCGACACCTACTACGCCTGGGACTCCAACCGGCCCGTGGATGGCGAACGGCAGTTCACCACCCAGGCCGTGCGCCACGACGAGGTGAACGTGAACCTCGCCTGGCTCGGCGTGACCGTCGAGCGCCGCGCGCTCCGGGCACGGTTCGCCATCCAGGCCGGCACGTCGGTGCAGGTCAACTACGCCGGCGAACCACGCAGCGGCCCCACCAGCGGCCCCGACGTCGCACGGATGATCCAGGAGGCCGTGGTCGGCGTGAAGCTCGGCGATCACGCCTGGGTCGATGGCGGCGTGTACCTGAGCTACATCGGCCTCGAGGGCTGGTCGTCATCCGACAACCCCACCTACACGCGCTCGCTGGTGGCGGACTACTCGCCGTACTATCTCTCGGGTGTGAAGCTCACCTGGCAGCCGACACCGCGTGTCACCGCGCAGGCGCACGTGATGAACGGCTGGCAGAACATCGCCGAGAACAACCGGTCCAAGGCCGTCGGCGGCCGGATCGACGTGGCCGTCTCCCCTGCGCTCACGCTCAGCTACGCCAACTTCTTCGGCAACGAGCGCCCCACCGGCGGCAGCGGCGTGCTCCGGCAGTTCCACCAGGTGATGGCGAAGGGAGTGCTGCCCACCGGCACCCAGTTGCAGGGCCAGGTCGACATCGGGTCGCAGGGTGGCCGGCGCTGGGATGGGCTCGTCGGCATCGCGCGGCAGCCGGTGAGCGCGCGGGTGGCGGTGGTCGGGCGACTCGAGCGCTATGCCGATCCCGACCAGGTGATCATCGGCACGGGGTTGCTGACGGGATTCACCGGCACTGGCGGGTCACTGGGAGTGGATGTGACACTGGATGAGGGCGTGCGCTGGCGATCGGAGGTGCGCGAGCTGCACACCTCCTCCCCGCTCCTCGCGCATGGCAGCGCCGCGATCGGGTCGTCACGTGACCGCCTGCTCGTGACGTCGCTCAGCCTGGCGTTCTGA
- the kdpB gene encoding potassium-transporting ATPase subunit KdpB encodes MSTHERTGLVRSGQLRAGILAAFAKLDPRSQVRNPVMFVVFVGSIATTILALLASTGRVTEGSPAFVWAIAAWLWFTVLFANLAEALAEGRGKAQADALKATRRDVMARKLDDPANHLVIESVAAATLRKGDVVYVVAGDVIPGDGEIIEGIASVDESAVTGESAPVIREAGGDRSAVTGGTRVLSDWIVVRIAANPGESFLDRMIGLIEAAHRQKTPNEIALAILLAALTIIFLLVCATLLPYSRFSVTAAGSGVPVTLTVLVALLVCLIPTTIGGLLSAIGIAGMDRMLRQNVLATSGRAVEAAGDVDVLMLDKTGTITLGNRQASRFIPAAGVPERELAEAAQLASLADETPEGRSIVVLAKTLHELREHSFAVGEATFVPFTAETRSSGVDFGTRSIRKGAADSIARLVTSHGGTVPPDVAAAVTEVARAGSTPLVVADGPRVLGVIQLKDIVKGGIRERFAELRRMGIKTVMITGDNPLTAAAIAAEAGVDDFLAEATPEAKLRLIREYQAGGRLVAMTGDGTNDAPALAQADVAVAMNSGTQAAKEAGNMVDLDSNPTKLIEIVETGKQMLMTRGSLTTFSLANDVAKYFAIIPAAFATTYPALNRLNVMGLATPQSAVLSAVIFNALVIVALIPLALRGVTYRPLGAAAILRRNLLVYGLGGLAAPFAGSWLIDRALVALHLT; translated from the coding sequence ATGTCCACGCATGAACGGACCGGGCTGGTGCGGTCCGGGCAACTAAGGGCCGGCATCCTCGCCGCATTCGCCAAGCTCGACCCCCGCTCTCAGGTACGGAACCCGGTGATGTTCGTGGTCTTCGTCGGCAGCATCGCGACCACGATCCTGGCCCTTCTCGCGAGCACGGGCCGCGTGACGGAGGGCTCGCCCGCGTTCGTGTGGGCCATCGCCGCCTGGCTCTGGTTCACGGTGCTGTTCGCGAACCTCGCCGAGGCGCTGGCCGAGGGCCGCGGCAAGGCACAGGCTGATGCTCTGAAGGCCACGCGGCGCGACGTGATGGCCCGGAAGCTCGACGATCCCGCGAATCACCTGGTGATCGAGAGCGTGGCCGCGGCGACGCTGCGCAAGGGCGACGTGGTATACGTGGTGGCGGGCGACGTGATCCCCGGCGATGGCGAGATCATCGAGGGCATCGCGAGCGTGGACGAGAGTGCGGTCACCGGCGAGAGTGCACCGGTGATCCGCGAGGCTGGCGGCGACCGCAGCGCCGTGACCGGCGGCACCCGCGTGCTCTCGGACTGGATCGTGGTGCGCATCGCCGCCAACCCCGGTGAGAGCTTCCTCGACCGGATGATCGGCCTGATCGAGGCGGCACACCGGCAGAAGACGCCGAACGAGATCGCGCTGGCGATCCTGCTGGCCGCGCTCACGATCATCTTCCTGCTGGTCTGCGCAACGCTGCTGCCCTACTCCCGGTTCAGCGTGACCGCCGCCGGCAGCGGCGTGCCGGTGACGCTGACGGTGCTGGTGGCGCTGCTCGTCTGCCTCATCCCGACCACCATCGGCGGGTTGCTGTCGGCGATCGGCATCGCAGGGATGGACCGCATGCTGCGCCAGAACGTGCTCGCGACCTCGGGCCGCGCCGTGGAGGCGGCCGGCGACGTGGACGTCCTGATGCTCGACAAGACGGGCACCATCACGCTCGGCAACCGGCAGGCGTCACGCTTCATTCCTGCGGCCGGCGTGCCGGAGCGCGAGCTGGCCGAGGCGGCACAGCTGGCGTCACTGGCCGACGAGACGCCGGAGGGGCGGAGCATCGTGGTGCTGGCGAAGACACTGCACGAGCTGCGCGAGCACTCGTTCGCCGTGGGCGAGGCGACGTTCGTCCCGTTCACGGCCGAGACCCGCAGCAGCGGGGTGGACTTCGGCACGCGCTCCATCCGGAAGGGCGCGGCGGACTCGATCGCACGCCTCGTGACGTCGCACGGCGGCACCGTGCCGCCGGATGTCGCCGCCGCGGTCACGGAGGTGGCCCGCGCCGGCAGCACACCGCTGGTGGTGGCCGACGGCCCGCGCGTGCTCGGCGTGATCCAGCTCAAGGACATCGTGAAGGGTGGCATCCGCGAACGCTTCGCCGAGCTGCGGCGGATGGGCATCAAGACCGTGATGATCACCGGGGACAACCCGCTCACGGCCGCGGCCATCGCCGCCGAGGCGGGGGTGGACGACTTCCTTGCCGAGGCGACGCCGGAAGCCAAGCTGCGGCTCATCCGCGAGTACCAGGCCGGCGGCAGGCTGGTCGCGATGACCGGCGACGGCACCAACGACGCACCCGCGCTGGCCCAGGCCGACGTCGCGGTCGCGATGAACTCCGGCACGCAGGCGGCGAAGGAGGCGGGCAACATGGTGGACCTCGACTCCAACCCCACCAAGCTGATCGAGATCGTCGAGACCGGGAAGCAGATGCTCATGACGCGCGGCTCGCTCACCACCTTCAGCCTCGCGAACGACGTCGCGAAGTACTTCGCGATCATTCCCGCCGCCTTCGCCACCACCTACCCCGCGCTGAACCGCCTCAACGTGATGGGGCTCGCCACACCGCAGAGCGCGGTGCTCTCGGCGGTGATCTTCAACGCGCTGGTGATCGTGGCGCTCATCCCGCTGGCGCTCCGCGGCGTGACGTACCGCCCGCTCGGTGCAGCGGCGATCCTGCGCCGCAACCTGCTGGTGTACGGCCTCGGCGGGCTGGCCGCGCCGTTCGCCGGCAGCTGGCTCATCGACCGCGCCCTCGTGGCGCTGCACCTCACCTGA